One Vicugna pacos chromosome 12, VicPac4, whole genome shotgun sequence genomic window carries:
- the METTL1 gene encoding tRNA (guanine-N(7)-)-methyltransferase, whose amino-acid sequence MAGAETGDAAGAEAPQPQKRYYRQRAHSNPMADHTLRYPVKPEDMDWSELYPEFFAPLTQNQSHDDPKDKKEKRAQAQVEFADIGCGYGGLLVELSPLFPDTLILGLEIRVKVSDYVQDRIRALRAAPGGGFQNIACLRSNAMKHLPNFFHKGQLTKMFFLFPDPHFKRTKHKWRIISPTLLAEYAYVLRIGGLVYTITDVLELHDWMCTHFEGHPLFERVPLEELSEDPIVGHLGTSTEEGKKVLRNGGKNFPAIFRRIQDPTLQAVTPSPTPPGH is encoded by the exons ATGGCGGGAGCTGAGACTGGGGACGCGGCTGGAGCCGAGGCCCCGCAGCCCCAGAAGCGCTACTATCGGCAGCGGGCTCACTCCAACCCCATGGCGGACCATACGCTGCGCTA CCCTGTGAAGCCAGAGGACATGGACTGGTCTGAGCTATACCCAGAGTTCTTCGCTCCACTGACTCAAAATCAGAGCCATGATGATCcaaaagataagaaagaaaagagagctcAGGCCCAAGTGGAGTTTGCAGACATAGGCTGTGGCTATGGTGGCCTGTTAG TGGAACTGTCACCGCTGTTCCCAGACACCCTGATTCTGGGTCTGGAGATCCGAGTGAAGGTCTCAGACTATGTACAAGACCGGATTCGGGCCCTACGAGCAGCTCCTGGAGGTGGCTTCCAGAACATCGCCTGTCTCCGCAGCAATGCCATGAAACACCTTCCTAACTTCTTCCACAAGggccag CTGACAAAGATGTTCTTCCTCTTCCCTGACCCACATTTCAAGCGGACCAAGCACAAGTGGCGAATCATCAGTCCCACACTGCTGGCAGAATATGCCTACGTGCTGAGAATTGGG GGACTGGTATACACCATAACTGATGTGCTGGAGCTACATGACTGGATGTGCACCCATTTTGAAGGGCACCCCCTGTTTGAGCGTGTGCCTCTGGAGGAACTG AGTGAAGACCCCATTGTGGGACATCTTGGCACCTCAACCGAGGAGGGAAAGAAAGTTCTACgcaatggaggaaaaaatttcCCAGCCATCTTCCGAAGAATACAGGATCCCACCCTGCAGGCAGTGACCCCCAGTCCCACCCCTCCTGGTCACTGA
- the CYP27B1 gene encoding 25-hydroxyvitamin D-1 alpha hydroxylase, mitochondrial isoform X4, with amino-acid sequence MPMLLFCRKGQNVQGAARFGPVWLASFGTVRTVYVAAPTLVEQLLRQEGPLPERCSFSPWAEHRRRRQRACGLLTAEGEEWQRLRSLLAPLLLRPQAAARYAETLHNVVCDLVRRLRRQRGLGAGPPALVRDVAGEFYKFGLEGIAAVLLGSRLGCLEAEVPPDTETFIRAVGSVFVSTLLTMAMPNWLHRFVPGPWGRLCRDWDQMFAFAQHHVERREAEVAMKRQGKPEEDRGSGAHLTYFLFQEELPAESILGNVTELLLAGVDTVSNTLSWALYELSRHPEVQTALHSEIIAALGPGPSTHPSATALSQLPLLKAVVKEVLRLYPVVPGNSRVPDKDICVGDYVIPKNTLVTLCHYATSRDPAQFPEPNSFRPARWLEKGTAPHPFASLPFGFGKRSCMGRRLAELELQMALAQILIHFEVQPEPGAAPVKPMTRTVLVPERSINLQFVDR; translated from the exons ATGCCCATGCTGCTGTTTTGCAGGAAAGGCCAGAAT GTGCAGGGCGCGGCGCGCTTCGGGCCAGTGTGGTTGGCCAGCTTCGGGACGGTGCGCACGGTGTACGTGGCGGCCCCTACGCTCGTGGAGCAGCTGCTACGACAGGAAGGACCCCTACCCGAGCGCTGCAGCTTCTCACCCTGGGCGGagcaccgccgccgccgccagcggGCTTGCGGACTGCTCACCGC GGAAGGCGAAGAATGGCAGAGACTCCGCAGCCTTCTGGCCCCGCTCCTCCTTCGGCCTCAAGCGGCCGCCCGCTATGCAGAGACCCTGCACAACGTGGTCTGTGACCTTGTGCGGCGACTGCGGCGCCAGCGGGGACTGGGCGCTGGGCCGCCTGCCCTGGTTCGGGACGTAGCTGGAGAGTTTTACAAGTTTGGACTAGAAG GCATTGCGGCAGTGCTGCTGGGTTCCCGCCTGGGCTGCCTGGAGGCCGAGGTGCCACCAGATACAGAGACGTTCATCCGCGCGGTGGGGTCCGTGTTTGTGTCCACGCTGTTGACCATGGCGATGCCCAATTGGCTACATCGCTTCGTGCCCGGACCCTGGGGCCGCCTCTGCCGAGACTGGGACCAAATGTTTGCATTTG CCCAGCACCACGTGGAGCGGCGAGAGGCCGAGGTAGCCATGAAGAGGCAGGGAAAGCCTGAGGAAGACAGGGGATCTGGGGCACACCTGACCTACTTCCTGTTCCAGGAAGAGTTGCCTGCCGAGTCCATCCTGGGGAATGTGACGGAGCTGCTACTGGCTGGAGTGGACACG GTGTCCAACACGCTCTCCTGGGCTTTGTATGAACTCTCTCGGCACCCGGAAGTCCAGACGGCACTTCACTCTGAGATTATAGCTGCCTTGGGCCCTGGCCCCAGTACCCACCCCTCAGCCACTGCTCTGTCCCAGCTGCCCCTGCTGAAGGCTGTGGTCAAGGAAGTGCTAAg ACTATACCCTGTGGTACCTGGAAATTCCCGTGTCCCAGACAAAGACATTTGTGTGGGTGACTATGTTATCCCCAAAAAT ACGCTGGTCACTCTGTGTCACTATGCCACTTCAAGGGACCCTGCCCAGTTCCCAGAGCCAAATTCTTTCCGTCCAGCTCGCTGGCTGGAGAAGGGGACAGCCCCTCATCCATTTGCATCTCTCCCCTTTGGCTTTGGCAAGCGCAGCTGCATGGGGAGACGCCTGGCAGAGCTTGAGCTACAAATGGCTTTGGCCCAG ATCTTGATCCACTTTGAGGTGCAGCCTGAGCCAGGTGCTGCCCCAGTCAAACCCATGACTCGGACTGTCCTGGTACCTGAGAGGAGCATCAACCTACAGTTTGTGGACAGATAG
- the CYP27B1 gene encoding 25-hydroxyvitamin D-1 alpha hydroxylase, mitochondrial isoform X3 → MAQTLKLASRVFHRIRCAAGLDATLGSKGSKSAPRDLADIPGPSTPGFLAELFCKGGLSRLHELQVQGAARFGPVWLASFGTVRTVYVAAPTLVEQLLRQEGPLPERCSFSPWAEHRRRRQRACGLLTAEGEEWQRLRSLLAPLLLRPQAAARYAETLHNVVCDLVRRLRRQRGLGAGPPALVRDVAGEFYKFGLEGIAAVLLGSRLGCLEAEVPPDTETFIRAVGSVFVSTLLTMAMPNWLHRFVPGPWGRLCRDWDQMFAFAQHHVERREAEVAMKRQGKPEEDRGSGAHLTYFLFQEELPAESILGNVTELLLAGVDTVSNTLSWALYELSRHPEVQTALHSEIIAALGPGPSTHPSATALSQLPLLKAVVKEVLRLYPVVPGNSRVPDKDICVGDYVIPKNTLVTLCHYATSRDPAQFPEPNSFRPARWLEKGTAPHPFASLPFGFGKRSCMGRRLAELELQMALAQILIHFEVQPEPGAAPVKPMTRTVLVPERSINLQFVDR, encoded by the exons ATGGCCCAGACCCTCAAGCTCGCTTCCAGAGTGTTCCACCGTATCCGCTGTGCTGCTGGTCTGGATGCCACACTGGGCTCCAAAGGCTCCAAATCAGCGCCGCGAGACTTGGCAGACATCCCGGGCCCCTCCACGCCCGGCTTCCTTGCCGAACTTTTCTGCAAGGGGGGGCTGTCACGGTTACACGAGCTGCAG GTGCAGGGCGCGGCGCGCTTCGGGCCAGTGTGGTTGGCCAGCTTCGGGACGGTGCGCACGGTGTACGTGGCGGCCCCTACGCTCGTGGAGCAGCTGCTACGACAGGAAGGACCCCTACCCGAGCGCTGCAGCTTCTCACCCTGGGCGGagcaccgccgccgccgccagcggGCTTGCGGACTGCTCACCGC GGAAGGCGAAGAATGGCAGAGACTCCGCAGCCTTCTGGCCCCGCTCCTCCTTCGGCCTCAAGCGGCCGCCCGCTATGCAGAGACCCTGCACAACGTGGTCTGTGACCTTGTGCGGCGACTGCGGCGCCAGCGGGGACTGGGCGCTGGGCCGCCTGCCCTGGTTCGGGACGTAGCTGGAGAGTTTTACAAGTTTGGACTAGAAG GCATTGCGGCAGTGCTGCTGGGTTCCCGCCTGGGCTGCCTGGAGGCCGAGGTGCCACCAGATACAGAGACGTTCATCCGCGCGGTGGGGTCCGTGTTTGTGTCCACGCTGTTGACCATGGCGATGCCCAATTGGCTACATCGCTTCGTGCCCGGACCCTGGGGCCGCCTCTGCCGAGACTGGGACCAAATGTTTGCATTTG CCCAGCACCACGTGGAGCGGCGAGAGGCCGAGGTAGCCATGAAGAGGCAGGGAAAGCCTGAGGAAGACAGGGGATCTGGGGCACACCTGACCTACTTCCTGTTCCAGGAAGAGTTGCCTGCCGAGTCCATCCTGGGGAATGTGACGGAGCTGCTACTGGCTGGAGTGGACACG GTGTCCAACACGCTCTCCTGGGCTTTGTATGAACTCTCTCGGCACCCGGAAGTCCAGACGGCACTTCACTCTGAGATTATAGCTGCCTTGGGCCCTGGCCCCAGTACCCACCCCTCAGCCACTGCTCTGTCCCAGCTGCCCCTGCTGAAGGCTGTGGTCAAGGAAGTGCTAAg ACTATACCCTGTGGTACCTGGAAATTCCCGTGTCCCAGACAAAGACATTTGTGTGGGTGACTATGTTATCCCCAAAAAT ACGCTGGTCACTCTGTGTCACTATGCCACTTCAAGGGACCCTGCCCAGTTCCCAGAGCCAAATTCTTTCCGTCCAGCTCGCTGGCTGGAGAAGGGGACAGCCCCTCATCCATTTGCATCTCTCCCCTTTGGCTTTGGCAAGCGCAGCTGCATGGGGAGACGCCTGGCAGAGCTTGAGCTACAAATGGCTTTGGCCCAG ATCTTGATCCACTTTGAGGTGCAGCCTGAGCCAGGTGCTGCCCCAGTCAAACCCATGACTCGGACTGTCCTGGTACCTGAGAGGAGCATCAACCTACAGTTTGTGGACAGATAG
- the CYP27B1 gene encoding 25-hydroxyvitamin D-1 alpha hydroxylase, mitochondrial isoform X1, translated as MDAHELWKRQVGTGGSGSQSLSNGGVRSKAPSGCVEVWRPGRSSTSALEAEYLSRGLGAFGLKLARSYIFNGGGGGPETDGPREELLEVSPPQLRPGDPREILDVGFLQSASVLPTTLKLPRDGRWRKEKEGFAASGPYTDWEQKFPPLRALARTEPGVPGPGLQCPLLPFSQVQGAARFGPVWLASFGTVRTVYVAAPTLVEQLLRQEGPLPERCSFSPWAEHRRRRQRACGLLTAEGEEWQRLRSLLAPLLLRPQAAARYAETLHNVVCDLVRRLRRQRGLGAGPPALVRDVAGEFYKFGLEGIAAVLLGSRLGCLEAEVPPDTETFIRAVGSVFVSTLLTMAMPNWLHRFVPGPWGRLCRDWDQMFAFAQHHVERREAEVAMKRQGKPEEDRGSGAHLTYFLFQEELPAESILGNVTELLLAGVDTVSNTLSWALYELSRHPEVQTALHSEIIAALGPGPSTHPSATALSQLPLLKAVVKEVLRRWSLCVTMPLQGTLPSSQSQILSVQLAGWRRGQPLIHLHLSPLALASAAAWGDAWQSLSYKWLWPRS; from the exons ATGGATGCCCATGAATTATGGAAAAGACAAGTTGGGACTGGGGGCAGTGGCTCACAGAGTTTGTCCAATGGAGGAGTGCGTTCAAAAGCGCCTTCTGGCTGTGTAGAAGTTTGGAGGCCAGGTAGGTCCAGCACAAGTGCACTGGAGGCGGAATACCTTTCCAGAGGGTTGGGTGCATTTGGCTTAAAGCTAGCGCGCTCCTATATAtttaatggggggggggggggtcctgagACGGACGGTCCACGTGAGGAACTTTTAGAGGTTTCTCCCCCTCAGCTCCGCCCAGGTGACCCAAGAGAGATCCTGGATGTTGGCTTTCTGCAAAGTGCCTCCGTTTTGCCCACCACACTCAAACTTCCTAGGgatgggaggtggaggaaagaaaaggaggggtTTGCAGCATCAGGGCCATACACTGATTGGGAGCAGAAGTTTCCCCCGTTAAGGGCGTTGGCACGCACCGAGCCGGGAGTCCCCGGCCCGGGTCTCCAGTGTCCGCTGCTTCCATTCTCCCAGGTGCAGGGCGCGGCGCGCTTCGGGCCAGTGTGGTTGGCCAGCTTCGGGACGGTGCGCACGGTGTACGTGGCGGCCCCTACGCTCGTGGAGCAGCTGCTACGACAGGAAGGACCCCTACCCGAGCGCTGCAGCTTCTCACCCTGGGCGGagcaccgccgccgccgccagcggGCTTGCGGACTGCTCACCGC GGAAGGCGAAGAATGGCAGAGACTCCGCAGCCTTCTGGCCCCGCTCCTCCTTCGGCCTCAAGCGGCCGCCCGCTATGCAGAGACCCTGCACAACGTGGTCTGTGACCTTGTGCGGCGACTGCGGCGCCAGCGGGGACTGGGCGCTGGGCCGCCTGCCCTGGTTCGGGACGTAGCTGGAGAGTTTTACAAGTTTGGACTAGAAG GCATTGCGGCAGTGCTGCTGGGTTCCCGCCTGGGCTGCCTGGAGGCCGAGGTGCCACCAGATACAGAGACGTTCATCCGCGCGGTGGGGTCCGTGTTTGTGTCCACGCTGTTGACCATGGCGATGCCCAATTGGCTACATCGCTTCGTGCCCGGACCCTGGGGCCGCCTCTGCCGAGACTGGGACCAAATGTTTGCATTTG CCCAGCACCACGTGGAGCGGCGAGAGGCCGAGGTAGCCATGAAGAGGCAGGGAAAGCCTGAGGAAGACAGGGGATCTGGGGCACACCTGACCTACTTCCTGTTCCAGGAAGAGTTGCCTGCCGAGTCCATCCTGGGGAATGTGACGGAGCTGCTACTGGCTGGAGTGGACACG GTGTCCAACACGCTCTCCTGGGCTTTGTATGAACTCTCTCGGCACCCGGAAGTCCAGACGGCACTTCACTCTGAGATTATAGCTGCCTTGGGCCCTGGCCCCAGTACCCACCCCTCAGCCACTGCTCTGTCCCAGCTGCCCCTGCTGAAGGCTGTGGTCAAGGAAGTGCTAAg ACGCTGGTCACTCTGTGTCACTATGCCACTTCAAGGGACCCTGCCCAGTTCCCAGAGCCAAATTCTTTCCGTCCAGCTCGCTGGCTGGAGAAGGGGACAGCCCCTCATCCATTTGCATCTCTCCCCTTTGGCTTTGGCAAGCGCAGCTGCATGGGGAGACGCCTGGCAGAGCTTGAGCTACAAATGGCTTTGGCCCAG ATCTTGA
- the CYP27B1 gene encoding 25-hydroxyvitamin D-1 alpha hydroxylase, mitochondrial isoform X2 produces the protein MDAHELWKRQVGTGGSGSQSLSNGGVRSKAPSGCVEVWRPGRSSTSALEAEYLSRGLGAFGLKLARSYIFNGGGGGPETDGPREELLEVSPPQLRPGDPREILDVGFLQSASVLPTTLKLPRDGRWRKEKEGFAASGPYTDWEQKFPPLRALARTEPGVPGPGLQCPLLPFSQVQGAARFGPVWLASFGTVRTVYVAAPTLVEQLLRQEGPLPERCSFSPWAEHRRRRQRACGLLTAEGEEWQRLRSLLAPLLLRPQAAARYAETLHNVVCDLVRRLRRQRGLGAGPPALVRDVAGEFYKFGLEAQHHVERREAEVAMKRQGKPEEDRGSGAHLTYFLFQEELPAESILGNVTELLLAGVDTVSNTLSWALYELSRHPEVQTALHSEIIAALGPGPSTHPSATALSQLPLLKAVVKEVLRLYPVVPGNSRVPDKDICVGDYVIPKNTLVTLCHYATSRDPAQFPEPNSFRPARWLEKGTAPHPFASLPFGFGKRSCMGRRLAELELQMALAQILIHFEVQPEPGAAPVKPMTRTVLVPERSINLQFVDR, from the exons ATGGATGCCCATGAATTATGGAAAAGACAAGTTGGGACTGGGGGCAGTGGCTCACAGAGTTTGTCCAATGGAGGAGTGCGTTCAAAAGCGCCTTCTGGCTGTGTAGAAGTTTGGAGGCCAGGTAGGTCCAGCACAAGTGCACTGGAGGCGGAATACCTTTCCAGAGGGTTGGGTGCATTTGGCTTAAAGCTAGCGCGCTCCTATATAtttaatggggggggggggggtcctgagACGGACGGTCCACGTGAGGAACTTTTAGAGGTTTCTCCCCCTCAGCTCCGCCCAGGTGACCCAAGAGAGATCCTGGATGTTGGCTTTCTGCAAAGTGCCTCCGTTTTGCCCACCACACTCAAACTTCCTAGGgatgggaggtggaggaaagaaaaggaggggtTTGCAGCATCAGGGCCATACACTGATTGGGAGCAGAAGTTTCCCCCGTTAAGGGCGTTGGCACGCACCGAGCCGGGAGTCCCCGGCCCGGGTCTCCAGTGTCCGCTGCTTCCATTCTCCCAGGTGCAGGGCGCGGCGCGCTTCGGGCCAGTGTGGTTGGCCAGCTTCGGGACGGTGCGCACGGTGTACGTGGCGGCCCCTACGCTCGTGGAGCAGCTGCTACGACAGGAAGGACCCCTACCCGAGCGCTGCAGCTTCTCACCCTGGGCGGagcaccgccgccgccgccagcggGCTTGCGGACTGCTCACCGC GGAAGGCGAAGAATGGCAGAGACTCCGCAGCCTTCTGGCCCCGCTCCTCCTTCGGCCTCAAGCGGCCGCCCGCTATGCAGAGACCCTGCACAACGTGGTCTGTGACCTTGTGCGGCGACTGCGGCGCCAGCGGGGACTGGGCGCTGGGCCGCCTGCCCTGGTTCGGGACGTAGCTGGAGAGTTTTACAAGTTTGGACTAGAAG CCCAGCACCACGTGGAGCGGCGAGAGGCCGAGGTAGCCATGAAGAGGCAGGGAAAGCCTGAGGAAGACAGGGGATCTGGGGCACACCTGACCTACTTCCTGTTCCAGGAAGAGTTGCCTGCCGAGTCCATCCTGGGGAATGTGACGGAGCTGCTACTGGCTGGAGTGGACACG GTGTCCAACACGCTCTCCTGGGCTTTGTATGAACTCTCTCGGCACCCGGAAGTCCAGACGGCACTTCACTCTGAGATTATAGCTGCCTTGGGCCCTGGCCCCAGTACCCACCCCTCAGCCACTGCTCTGTCCCAGCTGCCCCTGCTGAAGGCTGTGGTCAAGGAAGTGCTAAg ACTATACCCTGTGGTACCTGGAAATTCCCGTGTCCCAGACAAAGACATTTGTGTGGGTGACTATGTTATCCCCAAAAAT ACGCTGGTCACTCTGTGTCACTATGCCACTTCAAGGGACCCTGCCCAGTTCCCAGAGCCAAATTCTTTCCGTCCAGCTCGCTGGCTGGAGAAGGGGACAGCCCCTCATCCATTTGCATCTCTCCCCTTTGGCTTTGGCAAGCGCAGCTGCATGGGGAGACGCCTGGCAGAGCTTGAGCTACAAATGGCTTTGGCCCAG ATCTTGATCCACTTTGAGGTGCAGCCTGAGCCAGGTGCTGCCCCAGTCAAACCCATGACTCGGACTGTCCTGGTACCTGAGAGGAGCATCAACCTACAGTTTGTGGACAGATAG